The Pantanalinema sp. genome window below encodes:
- a CDS encoding MBL fold metallo-hydrolase, translating to MQTSRTPTVTLRLFAAGSCVHPEGVVVKGAPMRPCTLPALVALIAHPEHGAILFDTGYSDRFHQETASYPNRLYAKLTPVSFSPEESAATQLAARGVAPEQVKTVVLSHFHADHVGAVRDFPEARYLYSSESYAAMRPLTGLGAVRAGFLRGLLPDDFEARSSHFEDLPACDLGATYAPFNRGADLCGDQSVVAVPLPGHAEGHHGLMLRTEEGPVFLVADAVYKTRAFKENRPPMGIARLIFSDWKGYLDTMSRLHAFHQARPDVLILPSHCQEAWEAFEARGKN from the coding sequence ATGCAGACCAGCCGCACCCCCACCGTCACCTTGCGCCTGTTCGCCGCCGGCTCCTGCGTCCACCCGGAAGGGGTCGTCGTGAAGGGGGCCCCCATGCGCCCCTGCACCCTCCCCGCGCTGGTGGCCCTCATCGCGCACCCGGAGCACGGCGCGATCCTCTTCGACACCGGCTACTCCGATCGCTTCCACCAGGAGACCGCCAGCTACCCCAACCGCCTCTACGCCAAGCTCACGCCGGTGAGCTTCAGCCCCGAAGAGAGCGCCGCCACCCAGCTGGCCGCGCGAGGGGTCGCGCCCGAGCAGGTCAAGACCGTCGTGCTGTCCCACTTTCACGCGGATCACGTCGGGGCGGTCCGGGACTTTCCCGAGGCCCGCTACCTCTACTCTTCCGAGAGCTACGCGGCCATGCGCCCTCTGACGGGCCTCGGCGCGGTGCGCGCGGGCTTCCTGAGGGGCCTCTTGCCCGACGACTTCGAGGCGCGCTCCTCCCACTTCGAGGACCTGCCCGCCTGCGACCTGGGCGCGACCTACGCCCCGTTCAACCGGGGCGCCGACCTGTGCGGGGACCAAAGCGTCGTCGCCGTCCCCCTGCCGGGGCACGCCGAGGGCCACCACGGCCTCATGCTCCGGACCGAGGAGGGCCCCGTCTTCCTGGTGGCCGACGCGGTCTACAAGACCCGGGCCTTCAAGGAAAACCGCCCGCCCATGGGGATCGCGCGCCTGATCTTCTCCGACTGGAAGGGCTACCTGGACACCATGAGCCGCCTTCACGCGTTTCACCAGGCCCGGCCCGACGTGCTCATCCTGCCGTCCCACTGCCAGGAAGCCTGGGAAGCGTTTGAAGCCCGAGGCAAAAACTGA
- a CDS encoding NAD(P)/FAD-dependent oxidoreductase yields MQQALDVAVIGAGQAGLAMGYHLARIGLSFELLDAAPAIGQVWRDRYDSLTLFTPSQYNDLPGMPFPMAPDRYATKDEVADYLVAYAERFELPVRCNARVSRLSRTAAGYRIEAGGEVKEARQVVVATGPFQRPFVPAFASALSREVFQVHSAMYRNPAQLPEGEVLVVGAGNSGAQIAEELSGSRKVYLSVGRRDLHLPRRFLGREMFWWLKAVGFLDVSLATPIGRWLRRRDVQFYTDIPRLVRENGLELLGWAVAAENDAIAFDDGRRLGVKSVVWATGFRYDFDWLQVPVLDERGKPLHRRGVSASEGLYFLGLPWLYRRSSAQLGGVGRDAEFLARRIEEVTLDRAEKSSKRTS; encoded by the coding sequence GTGCAGCAAGCTTTGGACGTGGCGGTGATCGGGGCGGGGCAGGCGGGACTGGCGATGGGCTACCACCTCGCCAGGATCGGCCTGAGCTTCGAGCTGCTGGACGCGGCCCCGGCGATCGGCCAGGTGTGGCGCGATCGCTACGACTCGCTCACCCTCTTCACGCCTTCCCAGTACAACGACTTGCCCGGCATGCCCTTTCCCATGGCACCCGACCGCTATGCCACCAAGGACGAGGTCGCGGATTACCTGGTGGCCTACGCCGAGCGATTCGAGCTGCCCGTCCGGTGCAACGCCCGGGTCTCGCGCCTTTCGCGGACGGCGGCGGGTTACCGGATCGAGGCGGGGGGCGAGGTCAAGGAGGCCAGGCAGGTCGTGGTCGCGACGGGGCCGTTTCAGCGCCCCTTCGTTCCGGCCTTCGCCTCGGCGCTCTCGCGCGAGGTGTTCCAGGTCCACAGCGCCATGTACCGGAACCCCGCGCAGCTCCCCGAGGGGGAGGTGCTGGTGGTGGGGGCCGGGAACTCGGGCGCCCAGATCGCCGAGGAGCTGTCCGGCTCGCGCAAGGTCTATCTCTCGGTCGGCAGGCGTGATCTCCACCTGCCGCGGCGCTTCCTGGGGCGCGAGATGTTCTGGTGGCTCAAGGCCGTGGGCTTCCTCGATGTCTCGCTCGCCACGCCGATCGGTCGGTGGCTGAGGCGGCGAGACGTCCAGTTCTACACCGATATCCCCCGGCTGGTCAGGGAGAACGGCCTGGAGCTTCTGGGGTGGGCGGTGGCTGCCGAGAACGACGCGATCGCCTTCGATGACGGCCGGCGCCTGGGCGTCAAGAGCGTCGTCTGGGCGACGGGCTTCCGGTACGATTTCGACTGGCTGCAGGTTCCTGTTCTCGACGAGCGGGGCAAGCCCCTCCATCGGCGGGGGGTGAGCGCCTCGGAAGGCCTCTACTTCCTCGGCCTGCCCTGGCTGTACCGGCGCAGCTCGGCCCAGCTGGGCGGCGTGGGACGGGATGCGGAGTTCCTGGCCCGGCGGATCGAGGAGGTGACCCTCGATCGCGCCGAAAAATCGAGCAAGCGAACCTCTTAG
- a CDS encoding S8 family serine peptidase: protein MHRMIRQTCSLILAAASFGLTGCGRDAMAPTVTPFVAKKAASAQSPAQTGAELGGLPAVTLPQDQGLSADFGDASIVASLPGAGAALDSEAPSDASADGADFTLSRPMAVRNQIIVQVKPGAAYQVARFAQETGSRVVQSIDVGTRFQVVTLPAGMSVVDGMAKYGAASGVAAVMPNRIYGVTASAAEPNDPYFGKQWGADKIDASAAWAKNIDASGTTVAVLDTGVDYRHPEFGSRVIRGWNFADNTSDVMDRFGHGTHVAGIIGAGGNNGVGVAGVAWNAKILAVKVLGDNGQGSTAAVISGIRYAADMGVKIINMSLGSPDTTVDPALSTAIAYANAKGCLVIAAAGNNHGEVGSPANDPGAIAVSSTSKFLFWEYMSWFSNSGTKIEVSAPGGSIYSTLPLDANKTGATGYGKLSGTSMAAPFVSGEAALIWAKHPSWTAQQVRNAITSGVDHKGSAGRNSRYGYGRINLEKALSL from the coding sequence ATGCACCGGATGATTCGCCAGACCTGCTCGCTGATCCTGGCTGCCGCCTCCTTCGGCCTCACCGGCTGCGGCCGCGACGCGATGGCCCCGACCGTCACCCCCTTCGTCGCCAAGAAGGCCGCAAGCGCCCAGAGCCCCGCTCAGACCGGCGCCGAGCTGGGCGGCCTTCCCGCCGTGACCCTCCCCCAGGACCAGGGCCTTTCTGCCGACTTCGGTGACGCCTCGATCGTCGCTTCCTTGCCCGGCGCGGGTGCCGCCCTCGACTCCGAGGCCCCCTCGGACGCCAGTGCCGACGGCGCCGACTTCACCCTCAGCCGCCCCATGGCCGTCCGCAACCAGATCATCGTCCAGGTCAAGCCCGGCGCCGCCTACCAGGTGGCCCGCTTCGCCCAGGAGACCGGCTCGCGCGTCGTCCAGAGCATCGACGTGGGCACCCGCTTCCAGGTCGTCACCCTGCCTGCCGGCATGAGCGTCGTCGACGGGATGGCCAAGTACGGCGCGGCCTCGGGCGTCGCCGCGGTCATGCCCAACCGCATCTACGGCGTCACCGCCTCGGCCGCCGAGCCCAACGACCCCTACTTCGGCAAGCAGTGGGGCGCCGACAAGATCGATGCGAGCGCCGCCTGGGCCAAGAACATCGACGCGAGCGGCACGACCGTCGCCGTCCTCGACACCGGCGTCGACTACCGTCACCCCGAGTTCGGAAGCCGCGTCATCCGGGGCTGGAACTTCGCCGACAACACCAGCGACGTGATGGACCGCTTCGGCCACGGCACCCACGTGGCGGGCATCATCGGCGCCGGCGGCAACAACGGCGTCGGCGTCGCCGGGGTGGCCTGGAACGCCAAGATCCTCGCGGTCAAGGTCCTCGGCGACAACGGCCAGGGCTCGACGGCCGCCGTCATCAGCGGCATCCGCTATGCCGCCGACATGGGCGTCAAGATCATCAACATGAGCCTCGGCTCGCCCGACACCACCGTCGACCCCGCCCTCTCGACCGCCATCGCCTACGCCAACGCCAAGGGCTGCCTGGTCATCGCCGCGGCCGGCAACAACCACGGCGAGGTCGGCTCGCCCGCCAACGACCCCGGCGCGATCGCCGTCAGCTCGACCTCCAAGTTCCTCTTCTGGGAGTACATGTCCTGGTTCTCGAACTCCGGCACCAAGATCGAGGTCTCGGCGCCCGGCGGCAGCATCTACTCGACCCTTCCCCTCGATGCCAACAAGACCGGCGCCACCGGCTACGGCAAGCTCTCGGGCACCTCGATGGCCGCTCCCTTCGTCTCGGGTGAGGCGGCGCTCATCTGGGCCAAGCACCCGAGCTGGACGGCCCAGCAGGTCCGCAACGCCATCACCAGCGGCGTGGACCACAAGGGCAGCGCCGGCCGCAACTCCCGCTACGGCTACGGCCGCATCAACCTCGAGAAGGCGCTTTCGCTTTAA
- a CDS encoding MazG-like family protein, giving the protein MTTTRRALSFPKLDGLRPSLESTALKLMEEAGELAQAIGKLRGLSGEATTLSEGEALGLVGSELLDVAQTAATMMYVLEEQHGIDLQALLAHHEAKLRAKGYLS; this is encoded by the coding sequence ATGACCACCACACGCCGCGCCCTCAGCTTCCCCAAACTCGACGGCCTGCGCCCGTCGCTCGAATCCACGGCCCTCAAGCTGATGGAGGAAGCGGGCGAGCTCGCCCAGGCCATCGGCAAGCTCCGCGGCCTCTCGGGCGAGGCGACCACCCTGAGCGAGGGCGAGGCCCTCGGCCTGGTGGGAAGCGAGCTTCTGGACGTGGCCCAGACCGCGGCCACCATGATGTACGTGCTCGAAGAGCAGCACGGGATCGACCTGCAGGCGCTCCTTGCCCACCACGAGGCCAAGCTCCGCGCCAAGGGCTACCTCTCCTGA
- a CDS encoding CHASE domain-containing protein, with translation MAAGNEGLSRDGPNPWLGRYWPLVLTLCLGILLSCLFALRVAAYQRDRDHLVFERHASDVAGTLRVTISAYEAPLANIRALFSASNKVERHDFALFTLETLERLPGILSLAWLPRVPGDEREAFVAAARRGGLTGYRFWQWGEQGSRVPVPGQPEYFPVLYAVPERLDWSLLGQCNASADRLQALYRARDTGELAVSNLAPLRVHGNQPGILMSLAIYAPEARPASLQARRAKLVGFAMMALSFERLFADALRQTDLDGLRFRLIDETAPPSARLLYASRGDDSRSEASIREGVNWRLSRVVGGHRWTFLFYPAASPSPWGGWLALVGGFAATGLSYLYLHALLSRTAQIEATVVQRTHELSRTNERLAYALSSREDAERALRETENKLRAVIDHTTDAIFIKDLAGRYLLANPATAAFLGKAPEEILGKDDRAFFGAEAAGWLMAKDAGIMREGGVSTGEEALTFKDGKPRLFLSTKFPFVSPEGRTLGLIGMSRDITDYKRSLDEMVRRTAELEQTKELSRLKDHFLSTLSHEMKTPISLIVGYGELLQDKYAPEPLITGLMDGCRRLTEHINTILDYSALLSGSLPLYWTEVDLAEVLGQAWSLVERDFEAKGLHWEYTIDPQTPPVWGDFRRITQILRELLDNARKFTPAGGRVGVRVAPEGDGVRLEVWDTGQGIPPEAQERIWTAFTQIETQDAARSGGLGLGLTIVKQLVELHRGSVTMGCRPGEGCRFSVLLPTRRPGA, from the coding sequence ATGGCCGCTGGGAATGAAGGGCTGAGCCGGGATGGGCCGAATCCCTGGCTCGGGCGTTACTGGCCCCTGGTACTGACGCTGTGCCTGGGAATCCTGCTCTCGTGTCTTTTCGCCCTGCGGGTCGCCGCCTATCAGCGCGATCGCGACCACCTGGTCTTCGAGCGGCACGCGAGCGACGTCGCGGGCACCCTGCGCGTGACCATAAGCGCCTACGAGGCCCCCCTGGCCAACATCCGCGCCCTCTTTTCCGCCTCCAACAAGGTCGAGCGGCACGACTTCGCGCTCTTCACGCTCGAGACCCTGGAGCGCCTGCCCGGGATCCTCAGCCTCGCCTGGCTCCCGAGGGTGCCGGGGGATGAGCGCGAGGCCTTCGTGGCGGCGGCCCGGCGCGGTGGCCTCACGGGCTATCGCTTCTGGCAGTGGGGCGAGCAGGGGAGCAGGGTGCCGGTCCCCGGGCAGCCCGAGTACTTCCCCGTCCTTTACGCCGTGCCCGAGCGCCTCGACTGGAGCCTCCTCGGCCAGTGCAACGCCTCGGCGGATCGTTTGCAGGCCCTCTACCGCGCGCGGGACACCGGTGAGCTCGCGGTGTCGAACCTCGCGCCGCTGCGCGTGCATGGCAACCAGCCCGGGATCCTGATGTCGCTTGCGATCTACGCGCCCGAGGCGCGCCCCGCGAGCCTCCAAGCCCGCAGGGCGAAGCTCGTAGGCTTCGCCATGATGGCGCTCTCCTTCGAGCGCCTCTTCGCGGACGCCCTTCGCCAGACGGACCTCGACGGCCTGCGCTTCCGGCTGATCGACGAGACCGCGCCGCCCTCGGCTCGGCTCCTCTACGCCAGCCGGGGGGATGATTCGCGCTCGGAGGCCAGCATCCGCGAGGGGGTGAACTGGCGCCTGAGCCGGGTGGTCGGGGGGCATCGCTGGACCTTCCTCTTCTATCCCGCGGCGTCGCCCTCGCCCTGGGGGGGCTGGCTGGCGCTGGTGGGCGGGTTCGCGGCCACGGGCCTGTCGTATCTTTACCTTCACGCTTTGCTCAGCCGCACCGCACAGATCGAGGCGACCGTCGTCCAGCGCACCCACGAGCTGTCGCGGACCAACGAGCGCCTGGCGTACGCCCTCTCGTCCCGCGAGGATGCCGAGCGGGCGCTCAGGGAGACCGAGAACAAGCTGCGTGCCGTCATCGACCACACGACGGACGCCATCTTCATCAAGGACCTCGCGGGGCGTTACCTCCTGGCCAACCCCGCGACCGCGGCCTTCCTCGGGAAGGCCCCCGAGGAGATCCTCGGCAAGGACGATCGGGCCTTCTTCGGTGCCGAGGCCGCGGGCTGGCTGATGGCGAAGGATGCCGGGATCATGCGCGAGGGAGGGGTCTCGACCGGCGAGGAGGCGCTCACCTTCAAGGACGGCAAGCCGCGCCTGTTCTTGTCGACCAAGTTCCCCTTCGTCTCGCCCGAGGGCAGGACCCTCGGCCTGATCGGGATGAGCCGGGACATCACCGATTACAAGCGATCGCTCGACGAGATGGTGCGCCGCACCGCGGAGCTCGAGCAGACCAAGGAGCTGTCGCGCCTCAAGGACCACTTCCTTTCCACCCTCTCCCACGAGATGAAGACCCCGATCTCCTTGATCGTGGGGTACGGCGAGCTCCTGCAGGACAAGTACGCGCCCGAGCCCCTCATCACCGGCCTGATGGACGGCTGCCGCCGCCTGACCGAGCACATCAACACCATCCTCGACTACAGCGCCCTGCTCTCGGGGAGCCTGCCCCTGTACTGGACCGAGGTGGACCTCGCCGAGGTGCTCGGCCAGGCGTGGTCCCTGGTCGAGCGGGACTTCGAGGCCAAGGGCCTGCACTGGGAATACACGATCGACCCGCAGACGCCCCCGGTGTGGGGCGATTTTCGCCGCATCACCCAGATCCTGCGCGAGCTGCTCGACAACGCCCGCAAGTTCACCCCCGCCGGCGGGCGCGTGGGGGTCCGGGTCGCACCGGAAGGCGACGGGGTGCGGCTCGAGGTGTGGGACACCGGCCAGGGCATCCCGCCCGAGGCGCAAGAGCGGATCTGGACGGCCTTCACCCAGATCGAGACCCAGGACGCCGCGCGGTCCGGGGGCCTGGGACTCGGCCTCACCATCGTCAAGCAGCTCGTGGAGCTGCACCGGGGGAGCGTGACGATGGGGTGCCGGCCGGGCGAAGGGTGCCGGTTCTCGGTCCTCTTGCCCACGCGGCGGCCCGGGGCGTGA
- the queF gene encoding preQ(1) synthase → MDNLTQLGKQTRFPQTPEEAKLESFPNTHPGRDYLIQFTCPEFTAFCPITGQPDFAEIRIEYTPDALCVELKSLKLYLGSFRNVGIFHENITNRILDDLVAVLSPRYMQVVGDFTVRGGIKTVVTATYRK, encoded by the coding sequence ATGGACAACCTCACCCAGCTCGGCAAGCAGACACGTTTCCCCCAGACGCCCGAGGAGGCCAAGCTCGAGAGCTTCCCCAACACCCACCCCGGCCGCGACTACCTGATCCAGTTCACCTGCCCCGAGTTCACCGCCTTCTGCCCCATCACGGGCCAGCCCGACTTCGCCGAGATCCGGATCGAGTACACCCCGGACGCGCTGTGCGTCGAGCTCAAGAGCCTCAAGCTCTACCTGGGCTCCTTCCGCAACGTCGGCATCTTCCACGAGAACATCACCAACCGCATCCTGGACGACCTGGTCGCCGTGCTCTCGCCCCGCTACATGCAGGTGGTGGGGGACTTCACCGTCCGCGGCGGCATCAAGACCGTCGTGACCGCCACCTACCGCAAGTAG
- a CDS encoding DUF2382 domain-containing protein → MLRRLQDLPDYHVAEGEPDIRGWAVSDRLGKKVGEIDSLLVDTEHDHEDSRGYLPIRYMGLKVENQIRLVPIGLIDIDETKKAATFREAGAQDTTRFAVYDESGTMTKGAQAYSTLFKEPGIDYGRAEFKHESERLNLIEERLKVGKRSTQVGEVIARKRVEEVPVEETVSLRKEHVEIERHPVNKPLTEGKFGEGDKEIRMSIMAEEAVVEKVPYVKEEIILRKEVETENKVIHDKVREEELEFSGTEPERHEKTLSEKMRNRIDELKKE, encoded by the coding sequence ATGCTTCGGCGGTTACAGGACCTCCCCGACTATCACGTGGCGGAGGGCGAACCCGATATCCGGGGCTGGGCGGTCAGCGACCGGCTCGGCAAGAAGGTGGGCGAGATCGACAGTCTGCTGGTCGACACCGAGCACGACCACGAGGACAGCCGAGGTTACTTGCCCATCCGCTACATGGGGCTCAAGGTCGAAAACCAGATCCGGCTGGTCCCCATCGGCCTGATCGACATCGACGAGACCAAGAAGGCGGCGACCTTCCGCGAAGCGGGCGCCCAGGACACGACCCGCTTCGCGGTCTACGACGAGAGCGGCACGATGACCAAGGGAGCCCAGGCCTACTCCACGCTCTTCAAGGAGCCCGGGATCGACTACGGCCGCGCCGAGTTCAAGCACGAGAGCGAGCGCCTGAACCTGATCGAGGAGCGGCTCAAGGTCGGCAAGCGCAGCACGCAGGTCGGCGAGGTGATCGCCAGGAAGCGGGTCGAGGAGGTTCCGGTCGAGGAGACCGTCTCCCTGCGCAAGGAGCACGTCGAGATCGAGCGGCACCCCGTCAACAAGCCGCTCACCGAGGGCAAGTTCGGAGAGGGCGACAAGGAGATCCGCATGTCGATCATGGCCGAGGAGGCCGTGGTCGAGAAGGTGCCCTACGTCAAGGAAGAGATCATCCTGCGCAAGGAGGTCGAGACCGAGAACAAGGTCATCCACGACAAGGTGCGCGAAGAGGAGCTCGAGTTCTCCGGCACCGAGCCCGAGCGGCACGAGAAGACCCTCTCCGAGAAGATGCGCAACAGGATCGATGAGCTGAAGAAGGAATGA
- a CDS encoding MFS transporter: MSEHRFASPSLPTHAWALYDFANTFFAMNMLSLYFALWVTKDMGAPDLAYSTALSASLLAVAVASPFFGALSDRLGKRTPFVAGFTLLCCLCTALLAPLIGFLGAGALVPALVLFSIAVFGYNLAQVFYNAQLPDLAPPERLGRISGYGTAIGYAGSFVGMLLVMPFVTGKILAWQTPIPGGGNVGAFLPTALFFMLFALPHHLLVRDSARAGTSARLGGGRSFGRLAETWRAARGIPGMVPYLFANLLFFDALNTVIGFMAVYAVKVVGFDEQKQEVQLVLLLATLFAVVGAWAWGRLVDRLGAKRTLSLNLAWWVLSLGAIILVRDKTLFAWVLGPAVGVAMGGTWTASRALLSRLAPPDRQAEFFGLYSLAGKFAAVIGPMTWGLVTYAFSGAPVLKYQLAIACQLLLVLAGGVLLSRVPEPGEALPSQGDLVVG; this comes from the coding sequence GTGTCGGAACACCGCTTCGCTTCCCCCTCGCTCCCCACGCACGCCTGGGCCCTCTACGACTTCGCGAACACCTTCTTCGCGATGAACATGCTCTCCTTGTACTTCGCCCTCTGGGTGACCAAGGACATGGGCGCGCCCGATCTGGCCTACTCGACGGCCCTTTCCGCCTCGCTCCTGGCGGTCGCGGTGGCCTCGCCCTTCTTCGGGGCCCTGTCGGATCGCCTCGGCAAGCGCACGCCCTTCGTTGCGGGCTTCACCCTGCTCTGCTGCCTCTGCACGGCGCTCCTTGCCCCCTTGATCGGCTTTTTGGGCGCCGGGGCCCTGGTGCCCGCCCTGGTCCTGTTCTCGATCGCCGTGTTCGGCTACAACCTCGCGCAGGTCTTCTACAACGCCCAGCTCCCCGACCTGGCTCCCCCCGAGCGCCTGGGCCGGATCTCGGGCTACGGCACGGCCATCGGCTACGCGGGCTCGTTCGTCGGGATGCTCCTCGTCATGCCCTTCGTGACCGGGAAGATCCTCGCCTGGCAGACGCCGATCCCGGGCGGCGGCAACGTCGGGGCGTTCCTGCCCACCGCCCTCTTCTTCATGCTCTTCGCCCTGCCCCACCACCTCTTGGTGCGCGATAGCGCCAGGGCGGGCACCAGCGCCCGGCTCGGAGGAGGTCGCTCCTTTGGGCGCCTGGCCGAGACCTGGCGCGCCGCGCGGGGCATCCCCGGCATGGTCCCGTACCTGTTCGCCAACTTGCTCTTCTTCGACGCCCTCAACACCGTCATCGGGTTCATGGCCGTCTACGCGGTCAAGGTCGTGGGCTTCGACGAGCAGAAGCAGGAGGTCCAGCTGGTCCTCCTGCTGGCGACCCTGTTCGCGGTCGTCGGCGCGTGGGCCTGGGGAAGGCTGGTGGATCGCCTGGGCGCCAAGCGCACCCTCTCCTTGAACCTCGCCTGGTGGGTTCTTTCGCTGGGGGCCATCATCCTGGTGCGGGACAAGACCCTCTTCGCCTGGGTGCTGGGCCCCGCGGTGGGCGTCGCCATGGGAGGCACCTGGACCGCGTCGCGGGCCCTGCTGTCGCGGCTGGCCCCCCCCGATCGCCAGGCCGAGTTCTTCGGGCTGTACTCGCTTGCGGGCAAGTTCGCCGCCGTCATCGGGCCCATGACCTGGGGGCTGGTCACCTACGCCTTTTCGGGAGCGCCCGTCCTGAAGTATCAGCTCGCGATCGCCTGTCAGCTCCTCTTGGTGCTGGCGGGCGGAGTCTTGCTCTCGCGCGTCCCGGAGCCCGGCGAGGCGCTGCCCTCACAGGGCGATCTCGTGGTCGGCTAG
- a CDS encoding ABC-F family ATP-binding cassette domain-containing protein, giving the protein MSLLHVARVAFGHPRQTLPLFLDLTFDIRPGDRIALVGPNGAGKSTLLRLLTGELAPTEGEIARQPGLRLGYLPQESSAPPDFPLLDHVLGAVPAIAELRLRQQELSTRLDEPEAALSFADALAEYEAAGGYRLEAEAERVLAGLGFQASALSLGMGRLSSGQRTRAELAKLLLTPADLLLIDEPTNHLDLAAREWLEGYLERLSCAYVLVSHERTLLARMARRTFELRGGTLTVHEGGYAFYREQRALRERQAWERYEAQARRAAAAERAAQERMRLAAQVDKAPPEARLSKDFYGAKAARIQKTARILRERVTREAPAEKPRIEAPIPTLGFANVPRSGDVVLELSAVRKGFEAGDLFEDLSVTIRRGERWAVTGPNGTGKSTLLRMMQGLVTPDAGTVSRGSGVKIGYYAQEAENLDPAETPLALCLSVDPDPSRVRTLLACLRVGAAHIERPIRTMSAGERGKVALARLLLSGANILLLDEPTNHLDLDAREALEATLAQYPGTLVFVSHDPAFIEALADHEIAL; this is encoded by the coding sequence ATGAGCTTGCTGCACGTGGCCAGGGTGGCGTTCGGCCATCCTCGACAGACCCTTCCCCTCTTCCTGGATCTCACCTTCGACATCCGTCCGGGCGATCGCATCGCCCTGGTCGGCCCCAACGGTGCGGGCAAATCCACCCTGCTGCGGCTGCTCACGGGCGAGCTCGCACCGACAGAAGGCGAGATCGCACGCCAGCCGGGGCTTCGCCTCGGCTACCTGCCGCAAGAATCCAGCGCCCCGCCGGATTTCCCCTTGCTCGACCACGTCCTGGGCGCGGTGCCTGCGATCGCCGAGCTTCGGCTGCGCCAGCAGGAGCTGAGCACCCGGCTCGACGAGCCCGAGGCGGCCCTTTCGTTCGCGGACGCGCTGGCCGAGTACGAGGCGGCAGGCGGCTATCGCCTGGAAGCCGAGGCCGAGCGCGTGCTCGCGGGCCTCGGCTTCCAGGCCTCGGCCCTGAGCCTCGGCATGGGACGGCTGTCGAGCGGCCAGCGCACGCGCGCGGAGCTCGCCAAGCTCTTGCTGACGCCCGCCGACCTTTTGCTCATCGACGAGCCCACCAACCACCTGGACCTTGCGGCCCGCGAGTGGCTGGAGGGCTACCTGGAGCGCCTCTCGTGCGCCTACGTCCTGGTCTCCCACGAGCGGACCTTGCTCGCTCGCATGGCCCGCCGCACCTTCGAGCTGCGCGGCGGCACCCTCACCGTGCACGAGGGCGGCTACGCCTTTTACCGCGAGCAGCGCGCCCTGCGCGAGCGCCAGGCATGGGAGCGCTACGAGGCCCAGGCGCGGCGCGCAGCCGCCGCCGAGCGCGCCGCCCAGGAGCGCATGCGGCTGGCGGCCCAGGTCGACAAGGCCCCGCCCGAAGCGCGGCTGAGCAAGGACTTCTACGGGGCCAAGGCCGCCCGGATCCAGAAGACCGCCCGCATCCTGCGCGAGCGCGTGACCCGCGAGGCCCCCGCCGAGAAGCCCCGGATCGAGGCCCCCATCCCGACGCTCGGCTTCGCCAACGTGCCCCGCTCGGGGGACGTGGTGCTGGAGCTTTCCGCCGTCCGCAAGGGCTTCGAGGCGGGGGACCTGTTCGAGGACCTGTCCGTCACCATCCGGCGGGGCGAGCGATGGGCCGTCACCGGGCCGAACGGGACGGGCAAGTCCACCCTGCTACGGATGATGCAGGGGCTCGTGACACCCGACGCGGGCACCGTGAGCCGGGGCAGCGGCGTCAAGATCGGCTACTACGCGCAGGAGGCGGAGAACCTCGACCCGGCCGAGACCCCGCTCGCCCTTTGCCTCTCGGTCGATCCCGACCCGAGCCGGGTCCGCACCCTGCTCGCGTGCCTGCGGGTGGGTGCCGCGCACATCGAGCGGCCCATCCGCACCATGAGCGCCGGGGAGCGGGGCAAGGTCGCGCTCGCCAGGCTCTTGCTGAGCGGCGCGAACATCCTCTTGCTGGACGAACCCACCAACCACCTGGACCTCGACGCGCGCGAGGCCCTGGAAGCGACCCTTGCGCAGTACCCCGGGACCCTGGTGTTCGTCTCCCACGATCCCGCCTTCATCGAGGCCCTAGCCGACCACGAGATCGCCCTGTGA